Proteins found in one Oncorhynchus mykiss isolate Arlee chromosome 17, USDA_OmykA_1.1, whole genome shotgun sequence genomic segment:
- the LOC118940145 gene encoding histone H2A-like, translating to MEKRVGRLWGRVDIKIAPKQWRVADLFHAGKTGGKARAKAKTRSSRAGLQFPVGRVHRLLRKGNYAERVGAGAPVYLAAVLEYLTAEILELAGNAARDNKKTRIIPRHLQLAVRNDEELNKLLGGVTIAQGGVLPNIQAVLLPKKTEKAVKAK from the exons ATGGAAAAGCGTGTCGGGAGGCTGTGGGGCAGAGTAGACATTAAGATAGCGCCA AAACAATGGCGTGTGGCTGATCTTTTTCATGCTGGCAAAACCGGAGGCAAGGCCAGGGCGAAGGCAAAGACACGTTCATCCCGTGCCGGGCTCCAGTTCCCCGTGGGCCGTGTGCACAGGCTGCTGCGTAAAGGCAACTACGCCGAGCGTGTGGGCGCTGGCGCACCAGTGTACCTGGCCGCAGTGCTCGAGTACCTGACTGCTGAGATCCTGGAGTTGGCCGGAAACGCTGCCCGTGACAACAAGAAGACTCGTATCATCCCCCGTCACCTGCAGCTGGCAGTCCGTAACGACGAGGAGCTGAACAAACTGCTTGGCGGCGTGACCATCGCTCAGGGTGGTGTTCTGCCCAACATCCAGGCAGTGCTGCTCCCCAAGAAGACTGAGAAGGCCGTCAAAGCCAAGTAA